In the genome of Flavobacteriaceae bacterium YJPT1-3, the window GGTTTTCTCCAATCCCTTGTCTAAGCTTTCTTTTTTCTCTTTTGAAAATATATTTTTAAAAAAACCCATGTATTACTCTGCGTTAGTGTCCCTTTTGGCGAAGGAAAGATACTGAAATAGAAAAAGCCATCCGCAGGAGCAGATGGCTTTTTACATTCTTGTGATTACGATTATTTCTTGTTCAGAAAATCGTTTACTTCTTCTGGCGACATGACTTGCTCTACGAACATATAAGCTCCAGATTTAGGAGACTTAACCATTTTGATCGCTTTTGTCAATCGCTTACTTCCGGTTTGCAGGGATGCTACTGATTTCTTTGCCATGTCTTAGCTTATTTAATTTCTTTGTGAACCGTCATCTTGTTGAGAA includes:
- a CDS encoding DUF4295 domain-containing protein, with amino-acid sequence MAKKSVASLQTGSKRLTKAIKMVKSPKSGAYMFVEQVMSPEEVNDFLNKK